The following nucleotide sequence is from Myxococcus guangdongensis.
GTGCCCCCCTCGCAGCAACTTCACCTCCTGCTGCTCTGCCACCGGTGCCACGAGATCTTGCGTGTGCAATGGACTCTGGATCTGTCCCATTAGGTAGCGTGGGCCTAGGCCTCAGTGGTCACCCAAAACCGGCCAATGAAGGTCCCCTGAAAAGCGGCCCGTCTTCAACCGCTTGTACAGCAGCACGAAGCCTCCTCGACTCCACGTCAGCACCTTGAGGCGGTCGCCTCGCCTCGAGACGAAGGCGAAGAGGTGGCCGGAGTAGACGTCCTCGCCCCACGCGGACTTCACCAGCGCCATGAGGCCATCAATCGACTTGCGCCTGTCCACCGCCTCGGTGGCCAGCACCACGCTCACCGACGCTGGCAGCGTGAACACCCGCTCACCTGCCCAGCGCCGTGACGAGCTGAGCCACGTAGTCGACGTCGGCGCCCACGGGGAAACGCAGCCTGGCTCCGCTCGCCAGCACCACCTCGAGTGGCACAGGACTTACCTGCGCAACGGTAGACATCTCCACCGGCAGCAGGCGAACTGCTGGAGTCTCCCTAGCGCGCTGACGCCGGCGCCGGCACACCCGTGACTGCAGTGTGCTCAAGCTCAACCCTCGCCGCGCGGAGAATTCCCTCTGCGTCAGGCTGCTCGCCTCGAAGGCTTCGGCGACCTGGAACCACTCCTGCTTCTCAACCGGCTTCGTCATTCCTGCCAGGGTCCTCCACGCCTGCTACCCCGGCAATGCCTCCCGCCACGTCGCTCGTCGGACGGTTACCGCAAATGAAA
It contains:
- the tnpB gene encoding IS66 family insertion sequence element accessory protein TnpB (TnpB, as the term is used for proteins encoded by IS66 family insertion elements, is considered an accessory protein, since TnpC, encoded by a neighboring gene, is a DDE family transposase.), yielding MFTLPASVSVVLATEAVDRRKSIDGLMALVKSAWGEDVYSGHLFAFVSRRGDRLKVLTWSRGGFVLLYKRLKTGRFSGDLHWPVLGDH
- the tnpA gene encoding IS66 family insertion sequence element accessory protein TnpA, with translation MTKPVEKQEWFQVAEAFEASSLTQREFSARRGLSLSTLQSRVCRRRRQRARETPAVRLLPVEMSTVAQVSPVPLEVVLASGARLRFPVGADVDYVAQLVTALGR